The genomic segment TAGGACCCGCGCGCGGGGCCCAGCTGCGCGGCGCAGCTGGCCGCGGTGCTCAGCAGGGAGCTGCGCTGGTGCAGGGCGTTGCAGTCCAGCCCGCCCGACAGGCCGGTCCCGCGCTGGTCGAAGACGAGCAGGTCGCGGGTGGCGATCTCGGGCGCCAGCACCGTGGCGAAGTCCGGGGCCAGCGGCAGCGCGGCCTGGCCGGGGCCGCCGGCGAGCGCGACGACGGCCTCCCGGTTGGGATTGGAGGCCGCGGGCACGCGCGAGACGGCGAGGGAGATCGTGCCGGGCACGGCGCCCGTGCGGTCCAGGGGCACGCCGACCGTCGCGCACTCGAAGCCCGCGGTCGCGCACGGCGCCCACGGGATGGCGGCCTGGGCCGTCGACGTCCCGGCCAGGGCGGCCAGCGAGAGCATGGCCGCGAGCAGCATGCGGGCGGGAACGGATCGGCGGAGCGCGGGCATGAGGCGCGGACGGTACCGTCCGTACCCGATTCCCGTCGAAGAGGAGAAGCGCCGGTGTCCGTGAACCGCAAGCCCATCACCGCCTCCGGGGCCCCGGCCGCGGTGGGCCCCTACAGCCACGCGGTGCAGTCCGGGGGCCACCTGTTCCTCTCGGGCCAGGTCCCGCTCGATCCGGCCACCGGCGAGCTCGTCGGCGGCGGCGTCGGCGCCCAGACGCGCCGGTGCCTGGAGAACCTGCAGGCCGTGTGCGCGGCCGCCGGCGCCGAGCTGTCGGACGCCGTGCGCTGTGGGATCTACGTCACCGACATGGGGTCCTTCGCCGAGGTCAACGAGGCCTACGCGACGTTCTTTCCCTCCGGCCCGCCCGCGCGGTCGACGATCGGGGTCGCGGCGCTGCCGCTCGGCGCCCAGGTCGAGATCGACGCGATCGTCGCGGTGGGCTGAGGCCGGTCGCCGATGTCGGCCACCGGATCGCGATCCGTCGACGCGCAGGACGTCGCGCGCGCCCGGGCGGCCATCGGCGACATCGTGCGCCACACGCCGGTCCTGCCCTCGGCCACGCTGACCGAGCTGGGCGGCCAGGTCATGCTGAAGGCCGAGAGCCTGCAGCGCACCGGCGCGTTCAAGATCCGCGGCGCGCTGAGCAAGCTGGCCGCGCTCGGCGACGGCTGCGCGGCCGGGGTCGTGTGCGGCAGCGCGGGCAACCACGCCCAGGCCCTCGCGCTGGCCGCGCGCGAGCGCGGCGTGCCGTGCGACGTCTACATGCCCGAGGGCGCCCCGATCGCCAAGGTCGAGGCGACGACCGCCCTGGGCGCGCGCGTGATCCTGACGGGCACGTCGGTCGACGACTGCCTCGTGGCCGCCCGGCAGCGCGCGCAGCACGGCGGCCTGGCGTTCGTGCACCCGTTCGACGACCCCGACGTCGTCGCCGGCCAGGGGACGCTCGGCCTCGAGCTGCTGGAGGACCTGCCCGACCTGGCGACGGTCATCGTGCCCGTCGGGGGCGGCGGGCTGGCCAGCGGCGTGGCGATCGCGGTCAAGTCCGCCCGGCCCGAGGTGCGCGTCGTCGGGGTGCAGGTCGCCAGTTGCGCGGCCTACCCCGCGTCGCTGAAGGCCGGGCATCCGATCGCGGTCGACAGCGCGCTGACGATCGCCGACGGCATCGCGGTCAAGCGCCCCGGCGACCTGACGCTCGCGCTCATCTCCGAGTGGCTCGATGACCTGGTGGTCGTCGGGGAGGACGAGGTCGCCGAGGCGATGGTCCTGCTCATGGAGAAGGCCAAGCTCGTCGTGGAGGGCGCCGGCGCGGTCGGCGTCGCCGCGCTGCTCGGCGGCGAGGTCACCGCCGCCGAGACCGGGAGCACGTGCGTGATCCTCAGCGGCGGCAACGTCGATGCGGGCCTGCTGGCCACCGTCGCCCGCCGCCACGAGACCGAGATGGGCCGCCGCATGGTGCTCATGACGCGCGTGCCCGACCGCCCGGGCGCGCTGGCGCGCCTGCTGGACTGCGTGGCGGCGACGGGCGCCAACATCGTCGACGTCGCCCACCTGCGCGAGGGCATCGACCTCCACGTGCGCGAGACCGGCGTGCAGCTGACGATCGAGACGCGCTCGCGCGAGCACGCCGACGCCGTGGTCGAGGCCGTGCGCCGCGAGGGCTACGGGGTCTCGCGCCACATCGGCGCGGGCCAGGACGCATGAGCCGCCGCGATCTCGCCCACGTCCTCTCCGCGCTGTGGCGCAGCTCGGGCGGCGCCGCGGGCGTCGCGGTGCCCGTCGCCGAGGTCGACCGCGGGATCGGGCGGGGGCGCGACGACATGCGCACGCCGCTGGACCTCGCCGCGCTCGCGGCCGACGGCCTCGTCGCCGAGGCGCCCGGGGGCTGGGCCCTCACGGACGCCGGCGTCCAGCGCCTGGCCGACGACGACGCGCTGTCGCGGCCCGGCGGCGGCCTCTGAGGCGCCCTACTCGGGCGTGACGTAGGCCCCGGCGATCCCGCCGTCGACCAGGAACGTCGCGGCCGTCATGAACGACGACTCGTCGGAGGCCAGGAAGAGCACGCCGTTGGCGATCTCCTCGGCGGTGCCGAAGCGGCCCATGGGAACGTGCACGAGCCGCCGCGCCGCGCGCTCGGGGTCCTTGGCGAACAGCTCGCGCAGCAGCGGCGTGTCCACCGGCCCGGGGCACAGCGCGTTGACGCGCACCCCGCGGCGGGCGAACTCGACGCCCAGCTCGCGCGACAGCGCCAGCACGCCGCCCTTGGACGCCGTGTAGGAGATCTGCGACGTCGCCGCGCCCATGACCGCGACGAACGACGCGGTGTTGATCACCGATCCCCGGTGGGGCCCGTCGTTGGCGAGCAGGTGCGGGATCCCGTGCTTGCAGCACAGGAACACCGACTTGAGGTTGACGTCCTGCACGCGCTGCCAGGCCTCGAGGGTCGTGTCGAGCACGGAGGCGTCGTCGTCGGGGGAGATCCCCGCGTTGTTGAACAGGATGTCGATGTGGCCGAGCTCCTCCGCCACCCGGCCGAACATCTGCTGGACGGCGAACTCCTCGGTGACGTCGACGGCCAGCGTCAGGTCGCCCGGCGCGCCGTCGAGCAGGTCGACGCCGACGACCGTGGCGCCCTCGCGCCTGAAGGCCTCGACGGTCGCCGCGCCGATCCCACCCGCGGCGCCCGTCACGACCGCCACCTTCCCCTCGAGCCGACCCGCCATTCAGCTGTCCTCCGTCGCGTAGAAGATCGTCTTGACCTCGGTGTAGGCGTCGAGCGCCCGCGGTCCCAGCTCGCGCCCGTAGCCCGACTGCTTGAACCCGCCGAACGGTGTGGTGACCCGCACCGAGCTGTTGGAGTTGATCGACAGGTTGCCGCTCTCCAGCGCACGGGCGACGCGCAGCGCCTTCGCGCCGTCGCGGGTCCACACCGAGCCCGAGAGCCCGTAGATCGTGTCGTTGGCCATGCGGATCGCCTCGGCCTCGTCGTCGAACGGCACGACGACGGCGACCGGGCCGAAGATCTCGTCGTGCAGCGCCGGGTGGTCGTGGGCCACGGGGCACAGGACCGTCGGCGGGAACCAGAAGCCGGGCCCGTCGGGGACCTGCCCGCGGAAGGCCACCTCGGCGCCCGCCGAGACGAACGACGCGACCGCGTCGCGCTGGCCGGCGGAGATCAGCGGCCCCATCTCGGTGGCCTCGTCGAGCGGATCGCCGACGCGGATCGACGTCACCGCCCCCTCGAGGTGGCCGAGGAACTCGTCGAGCACGGTGCGCTGCACGAGGATGCGCGAGCGGGCGCAGCAGTCCTGGCCGGCGTTGTCGAACACGGCGCCGGGCGCCGCCAGCGCCGCGGCCCGCACGTCGGCGTCGGCGAACACCACGTTGGCCGACTTGCCGCCGAGCTCGAGCGTCACGCGCTTGATGGTCTGCGCCGCGGCCGCCGCGATGCCTCGCCCGACCTCCGTGGACCCCGTGAACGCGATCTTGGCGACGTCGGGGTGGGCGACGAGGCGCTCGCCGCACTCGCGCCCCGGGCCGGCCACGACGTTGACCACGCCCTCGGGGATCCCGGCCTCCAGCGCCAGCTCGGCGAAGCGCAGGGCGGTCAGCGGCGTGAGCTCGGCGGGCTTGAGGACGACGCAGTTGCCCGCCGCCAGCGCGGGCGCCATCTTCCAGCTGGCGATCGCCAGCGGGAAGTTCCACGGGGTGATCAGGCCGACGACGCCGAGCGGCTCGCGCACGGTGAAGGCCATGCCGCCGGCCACGGGGATCGTGTCGCCCAGGGTCCGCTCGGGCGCCGCGGCGTAGTAGCGGAACGTGGCGATCGCCATCCCGATCTCGCCTCGCGCCGAGGCGATCGGCTTGCCCGCGTTGCGGGCCTCGAGGACCGTGAGCTCCTCGTGGTGGTCCTCCATCACGCCCACGAGCCGCTCGAGCAGCCGCGCGCGGTCGCCCGGGGCGACCGCGCGCCAGGGGCCGGCCGCCGCCCGGGCCCGGGCGACGGCGGCGTCGACGT from the Baekduia soli genome contains:
- a CDS encoding Rid family detoxifying hydrolase, whose amino-acid sequence is MSVNRKPITASGAPAAVGPYSHAVQSGGHLFLSGQVPLDPATGELVGGGVGAQTRRCLENLQAVCAAAGAELSDAVRCGIYVTDMGSFAEVNEAYATFFPSGPPARSTIGVAALPLGAQVEIDAIVAVG
- the ilvA gene encoding threonine ammonia-lyase; the encoded protein is MSATGSRSVDAQDVARARAAIGDIVRHTPVLPSATLTELGGQVMLKAESLQRTGAFKIRGALSKLAALGDGCAAGVVCGSAGNHAQALALAARERGVPCDVYMPEGAPIAKVEATTALGARVILTGTSVDDCLVAARQRAQHGGLAFVHPFDDPDVVAGQGTLGLELLEDLPDLATVIVPVGGGGLASGVAIAVKSARPEVRVVGVQVASCAAYPASLKAGHPIAVDSALTIADGIAVKRPGDLTLALISEWLDDLVVVGEDEVAEAMVLLMEKAKLVVEGAGAVGVAALLGGEVTAAETGSTCVILSGGNVDAGLLATVARRHETEMGRRMVLMTRVPDRPGALARLLDCVAATGANIVDVAHLREGIDLHVRETGVQLTIETRSREHADAVVEAVRREGYGVSRHIGAGQDA
- a CDS encoding SDR family oxidoreductase; the protein is MAGRLEGKVAVVTGAAGGIGAATVEAFRREGATVVGVDLLDGAPGDLTLAVDVTEEFAVQQMFGRVAEELGHIDILFNNAGISPDDDASVLDTTLEAWQRVQDVNLKSVFLCCKHGIPHLLANDGPHRGSVINTASFVAVMGAATSQISYTASKGGVLALSRELGVEFARRGVRVNALCPGPVDTPLLRELFAKDPERAARRLVHVPMGRFGTAEEIANGVLFLASDESSFMTAATFLVDGGIAGAYVTPE
- a CDS encoding aldehyde dehydrogenase family protein — translated: MLEVLEPATERVLDSVPRATAEDVDAAVARARAAAGPWRAVAPGDRARLLERLVGVMEDHHEELTVLEARNAGKPIASARGEIGMAIATFRYYAAAPERTLGDTIPVAGGMAFTVREPLGVVGLITPWNFPLAIASWKMAPALAAGNCVVLKPAELTPLTALRFAELALEAGIPEGVVNVVAGPGRECGERLVAHPDVAKIAFTGSTEVGRGIAAAAAQTIKRVTLELGGKSANVVFADADVRAAALAAPGAVFDNAGQDCCARSRILVQRTVLDEFLGHLEGAVTSIRVGDPLDEATEMGPLISAGQRDAVASFVSAGAEVAFRGQVPDGPGFWFPPTVLCPVAHDHPALHDEIFGPVAVVVPFDDEAEAIRMANDTIYGLSGSVWTRDGAKALRVARALESGNLSINSNSSVRVTTPFGGFKQSGYGRELGPRALDAYTEVKTIFYATEDS